The Candidatus Methylacidiphilales bacterium sequence GGCTCAAATCGCGGAAAACCCACAGTCGGCACTTTTGTTCAACTGGTTGCCCCTCGAACGCCAGGTGTCGATTAGCGGACCGGTGGAAAAAATCTCAGCCGCCGAATCTCTTGCCTACTTTGCGAGCCGCCCGTTCGGCAGCCGCTTGGGCGCCTGGGTCTCACAGCAGAGCCGCGTCATTCCGACCCGGAAATGGCTGGAGATCAAGTTCGAGGAAATGCGGAAAAAATTTGCGAGTGGCGAAGTACCGTTGCCGGATTTTTGGGGCGGCTACCGCGTCGCGCCGGAAACCCTCGAATTCTGGCAGGGTGCCGCCAGCCGCCTGCATGACCGCTTTCTATACAGCCGCGCGGGCGCGGAATGGAAGATCGAGCGACTGTCGCCTTAATCTTCACGGAGTCTCGTGAAGGCCAAAAGGGTTGAGAAACCTTTGGCCCAAAACCCGTTTCGCGCTAAGAACGCCACGGACGCAAAGGAAAACCAAAACACACTTTTTGTGTTCTTCGCGCTCTTCCTGTAAAACTGCATTTCCTTTTGTGCTTCCTA is a genomic window containing:
- the pdxH gene encoding pyridoxamine 5'-phosphate oxidase produces the protein MKVSPEPGRISDLRREYTDRGLHRADLDPDPVAQFRKWFQEARAADLLEPNAMALATADAKGRVTARTVLLKAFDQKGFVFFTNYNSLKAAQIAENPQSALLFNWLPLERQVSISGPVEKISAAESLAYFASRPFGSRLGAWVSQQSRVIPTRKWLEIKFEEMRKKFASGEVPLPDFWGGYRVAPETLEFWQGAASRLHDRFLYSRAGAEWKIERLSP